GTGCGGGTGCCCGGCTCGACCAGCGCGCCGGGGTGGTACTGGTACTGCCGGAACACCGGGGCCCCGACCGCGATGACGACGTCGTTCTCGGCGAACGTGGTGCGCAGCCGCGGGCGGTCGGCCGGCAGGTGCCCGGCGAACAGCCGGTGGTCCTGCGGGAACCCGGCCCGCGCGCCGAAGCTCTCCTGCCACACCGGGCAGTCCAGCCGCTCGGCGAGCCCGACCAGCGCGGCCCAGCCCTCCTCGGTGTCGTTGGCCGAACCGGCGACGATCGCAGGGGAGCGCGCGCCGTCGAGCAGCGCGGCGATCTCGGCCGCCGCCGGGTCGTCCGGCGGCGGGGCGGGGACCGGCCGCAGCACCCGCAGCGGGGCGGCCCGCCGCGCGGTCTCCTCCGCCGAGGCCTCCCAGTCGTCCATGGGCACGATGACGACGGCCGGCCCGCCGTGCGTGACCGCCTCGACGTGGGCGCGGGCGATCGCGCCGGGCACGTCCTGGGCGCGCTCGGGCTGCTTGACCCACACGGGGTAGTCCCCGGCGAGCCCCTCCAGGCGTCCGGCAAGGAACGGCTCCTGCGCCAGGTGGCGGCGGTCCTGCTGGCCGACCAGCACGACCAGCGGCGCGCGGTTGACCCGGGCCGTGGCCAGCGCGCCGACGGCGTTGCCCAGGCCCGCGGTGGTGTGCAACTGCACCAGCGCCGGGCGGTCGTTGGCGATCGCCCACCCGGTGGCCATTCCCACGACCGAGCCCTCGTGCAGGGCCAGCACGAAGCGCAGGTCCCCGGGCAGGTCGGTGAGGAAGGAGACCTCGGTGGAGCCGGGGTTGGCGAAGACCGTGGTGAGCCCGTGCTCGCGCAGCACCTCCAGCGCCGCTTCGCGCACCGTGCGATCGCCGGCGTCCGCAGGGGAGCCCGCAGTCATGGCGTTCTCCTCACTCACCGCTCACGCTCGCCGCGACCGGTCCGCGCTTGGCGTTCTGGATCTCCTCATAGACCTTGGCCCGCAGTTCGGTGAACCGGCGCTCGCCGCGGGTGACGAGCTGGTCGCGCTCGTCGGACAGGTCGACGGTGATGTCGTCCTGGATCACGGTCGGCGAGGACGACAGCACCAGCACCCGCTGGCCGAGGTAGACGGCCTCGTCGATGTCGTGCGTGACGAACAGGATGGTCATCCCGAACCGCTTCCACAGCGACCGGATGAGGTCCTCCAGGTCGGCGCGGGTCTGGGCGTCCACGGCGGCGAACGGCTCGTCCATCAGCAGCACGCGGGGCTCGTAGGCGATCGCCCTGGCGATGGCCACGCGCTGCTGCATGCCGCCGGAGAGCTGCCAGGGGTAGGAGTCGGCGAAGTCGGCCAGGCCGACGGCCTCCAGGGCCTCCCCGACCAGCCGCCCCCGCTTGTCCTTGGGCAGCTTCTTCTCCTTCAGCGGCAGCTCGACGTTGCCCCGGACGGTGAGCCAGGGGAACAGGCTGCGGCCGTACTCCTGGAACACCACGGCCATGTCCGGCGGCGGGCCGGTGACCGGGCTCCCGGCCAGCGTGACCGCCCCCGAGGTCGGCTGCATCAGGCCGGCGATGCACTTGAGCAGCGTCGTCTTGCCGCAGCCCGAGGGGCCGACCAGGCACGCGAGTTCACCGTCGCCGAGGGTGAAGGTGAGGTCGCGCACGGCCTCGACCGAGCGGCCCTCCCCCCGGTAGATCTTCTGCAGGCCGGCGACGTCGAGCATGGGCGCGTTCCCGTTGTCGGTGCTACTTGGTGTCGTCATATGCGGGCTCACTCCCCACGGGTGGCGGCGCGGACGCCGTTGTACCAGACCAGCACGCGCTTCTCGACGAACTGGAACACCAGCGACAGCAGGAAGCCGATGAGGCCGAGCAGCACGATGCCGGACCACATCTCCGGAATGGCGAAGCTGCGCTGGAACTGCACGATGGTGAAGCCGAGGCCGCTGGAGCTGGCGAACATCTCGCTGATCACCATCAGGATGATCGCGATGGACAGCGCCTGGCGCATCCCGGCCATGATCTGCGGGCTGGCCGAGCGCAGCACCAGCGTGGTGAGCCACCGGCGGCCGCGGACGCCGTAGCAGCGGCAGGTGTCGGCGAGCACCGGGTCGACCGCGCGGACGCCCTCGACGGTGTTGAGCAGGATCGGCCAGATGCAGCCGGACACGATGACCAGCAGCTTCATCGAGGTGCTGATGCCGGCCAGCAGGATCAGCAGCGGGACCAGCACGGGCGGCGGGACGGCCCGCAGGAACTCCAGCACCGGCTCGGTCAGGGCCCGCAGCCGGGGCGAGAGGCCCAGTGCGACCCCGATGCCGACGCCGAGCACGGCGGCCAGCGCGAACCCGGTCAGCAGCCGGGCGACGCTGGGCAGCGCGTCCTCGAAGAAGCGCTCGGAGAACCAGACGTCGGCGAAGGTGGTGGCGATGACGTCGGGCGGCGGCATGTAGTACATGCCGCTGGAGGCGCTGATCCACCACCACAGCAGGATCAGCGCGACGGGCAGCGCCAGCAGGTGCCACAGGCGCAGGCCCGCCCGGCCGAGCGCACGTGGCGCCGGGGTGCGCCGCTCGGGCGTCGCTTTCACGGTGGTCATGCGGAGCTCTCTCCCCGGACGGAGGTGTGCCAGTGCAGCAGGCGGCGTTCCAGCATCCGCACCCCGACGTTGAGGGTCACGCCCAGCGCACCGGTCGCGATGACGAGCGCGTAGACGGAGTCGACGGCGCCGCTGGTCTGCGCGACGGCGATCTCCTTGCCCAGGCCGGGGCTGCCGATGATGAGCTGGGCGGTGATCGCGAGGATCAGTGCGACCGCCGCGCCCAGCCGGAGTCCGGTGAGCAGGTAGGGCAGGGCCGAGGGCCAGATGATGTGCCGGACCCTGGACAGCCGGCCCAGCCCGAAGGAGCGGGCGGTCTGCTCGGCGACCGGGTCGACGTCGGCGACGCCGTAGAGCACCTGGATGTAGATCTGCCAGAACGCCGCGTAGACGACGAGCAGCAGGGTGGAGCGAATGTCGGTGGCGTAGAGCAGCACCGCCAGCGGGATCAGCGCGACCGAGGGAATCGGGCGCAGGAACTCCACGGTGGAGGCGGTGAAGCGGCGCAGGGCGGGCACGGAGCCGATCGTGAAGCCCAGGACGACGGCCGCGCCGAAGGCGATGGCCAGTCCGAGGCCCCAGCCGGCCAGGGTGTCGACGAGGGCGGTCCAAAACGTCGGCATGGTCATGCGCTCGGCCAGCGCGGCGAGGACCTCGGAGGCCGGCGGCAGGTACCTGCCGGAGACCAGGCCCACGCGCGGCACGATCTCCCACAGCGCCAGGAACCCGACGATGCCGATGACTCCCAGCGCGGTGTTGCCCAGGCGGAGGCCGCGGCGCGGCGGCGCCGCGGCCGGCCGCGGCGCCGGGTCGGGGGACCCGGAGGCGGCCGGCACGGCGGACGTGCGAACGTTCTCGGTCATAGGAGTCATTCGTAGTACAGCTCGTCCAGATTGGGCGCCTCGTCGATCGTGTCGTACTCGACCATCAGGTCGGCGATGGTCTGCACGGACTGCTGGTCGACCTCGGCGGGGAAGTTCGGCAGCCTGATCTTGTCGATCAGGTTCTGGTCGATCTCGGTGTACGTGGTGACGATGCGCCGGACCTCGTCGGGGTTGGCGTTGGCGTAGTTGAGGGACTCGTGCATCGCGGTGCGGAAGGCCTCGACGAGCTCGGGGTCCTCCGCGATCATCTGCTCGGAGGTGAAGTAGGTGGCGATGGTCAGGCTCGGGGAGGCGTCGACGAAGTTGGACGCGATCTCCGTGGCCCCGTTCTCCATCGACGAGGTGAGGAAGGGCTCCACCACCCATGCCGCGTCGACCTCGCCGTTCTCCAGCGCGGCGGGCATGTCGGGGAAGGCGAGCTCGATGAACTCGATGTCGCCGGAGTCGCCGCCGGCCTGCTCCACGGAGTTGCGTACCGTGGTGTCGCCGATGTTCTCGAGGTTGTTGACCGCGATCGTGGCGCCCTCGAGCTGCTCGGGGGAGGTGATGTCGCTGCCCTCGGGAACGACGATGCCGCCGAAGTCGTTGCCGTCCTCACCGCTGCTGGTCACGCCGTTGGAGACGACCTTGAGCGGCAGGTTCTCCTGGCGGCCGATGATCAGCGAGGTGACGTTGCCGAAGGCGAACTCGAAGTTGCCGCTGACGACACCGGGGACGGCTGCGGCGCCGCCGGTGGTGTTCTCGATCGTCAGGTCGATGCCGTGCTCTTCGAAGTAGCCCTGCTCCACGCCGAGGTGGAGTGGTGCGACGTCGACGATCGGGATCGCACCCACGGTGACTTCGGTCAGCCCGCCTTCCTCGGTTTCGTCACCGCCACCGCATGCCGAGGTCATGACGAGTACCGCGGCACCGGTCAGAGCGAAGATCTTTCGACGCATCGGATCTCCTGATTGAGGATGGGGAGGATGGGCACGCCGGGCGGCGGCGGGCGGCCTTGGGCCGGCGGATCCGCCACCTCCGCTGACGTGGTGACGAAGATTATCGCGCCGCACGTCCTTTAAGCGCATCCACGGGCCGATTTCGTGCGTGTTACGAACGCCCGTTCTTTTAGCGAACGTAAGTGATGCCCTTCACCTCGTCAAGTGGCGACGGGCACCTTTTCGCCCATGCAGATCAAAGCGTTATACCGCGTTCACCTGGACCTCAAGGGTCTGATCATGGGATGTTTGCACGTGCCACCCGTGTGTCCAACGCCTCCCGGAACCGGACGGGGTACGGTGAACCGGCGGCGGAGGCGCTTCCGTTGTGCGGTATGGGAACATCATCTCAAGAACGCGAACCGAACCGCCGGACCGGAGAAGAGGCCCGACATGAGCGCAGTGGAACACGAAGCGGCACATGGTGCGCGCGGCGAACACTTCGTCCAGTCCCTGGAGCGGGGGCTCGCCGTCATCCGCGCCTTTTCGCCGCAGACGCCGTCGATGACGCTGAGCGAAGTGGCCAGGGTAACCGGACTGACCCGGGCCGCGGCCCGCAGGTTCCTGCTGACGCTGGCCGACCTCGGCTACGTGCGCACCGACGGCCGGATGTTCGCACTCACCCCCCGCGTGCTGGAGCTGGGCTACGCCTACCTGTCGTCGGCCGGCCTGCCCGAGGTCGCGCAGCCGCACCTGGAGCGCCTGGTCGCCGAAGTCAGGGAGTCCTCCTCGGTCTCGGTGCTGGACGGCGACGACGTCGTCTACGTCGCGCGCGTCCCCACCTCGCGGATCATGGCGGTGGCGATCAACGTCGGGACCCGCTTCCCCGCCTACGTCACCTCCATGGGCCGGGTGCTGCTCGCCGGGAGGCCGGCGGCCGAACTCGACGCCTACCTGGAGCGGCTGGAGCCGCAGCGGCTGACCGCGCACACGGTCACCTCCCCCACCCGGCTGCGCGCCGAGATCGAACGCGTGCGCGGGCAGGGCTGGTCGATCGTCGACCAGGAGCTGGAGGAGGGGCTGCGGTCGGTCGCCGCGCCGATCCGCGACCGCAACGGCGCCGTCATCGCCGCGGTCAACGTCTCGGCGCACGCGAGCCGCACGGCGGTGGAGGACATCCGCCGCGACCTGCTGCCCCCGCTGCTGGCCACGGCCGCCAGGATCGAGGCCGACCTGGAGATCGCCACGCGCGGCAACGGCACCGGCGGCTGACCGATGTCCGACGATCGGGTTCGCACAAGGGGTCGGCTGTCGCAGTGCGCGTAGCGCCGGCGGCACAGCCAGCAGGGCCGAGCCCTGGAAATCCCGCGCCGCCCCGCGAACGCAGTGGCCAAAGCCCGGTGAGAGGGACGCGGCACCCCGGCCCCGGCCGGTCGGCCCGCTCTTGACCATGGTCCACGCCACATTCTGCTTGACCACGCCCACGGGCGGCGCTAACGTCTGCCGTAAAGTGTTCGCTTTAAGAACATGCATTCGGCATACGAACAAAGGATGAAACGCTTATGATCGTGCCGCTGGACGAGGGGATCCGTGAGCTCGTCCGTGACGGGGACACGGTCGCGCTGGAGGGCTTCACCCACCTGATCCCCGTATCCGCGGGTCATGAGATCATCCGGCAGGGCCGCCGCGACCTGACCCTGGTGCGCATGACCCCCGACGTGGTCTACGACCAGTTGATCGGAGCGGGCTGCGCGCGCAAGCTGGTGTTCTCCTGGGGCGGCAACCCCGGCGTGGGCTCCCTGCACCGCTTCCGCGACGCCATCCAGAACGGCTGGCCCGTCCCACTGGAGATCGAGGAGCACAGCCACGCCGGCATGGCCAACCGCTACGTCGCCGGCGCCTCGGGCGTCCCGTTCGCGGTGCTGCGCGGCTACACCGGCACCGACCTGATCGGGCAGACCGCCAACATCAAGACGGTCACCTGCCCGTTCAGCGGGGAGGAGCTGACGGCCGTCCCCGCGGTCAACCCCGATGTGACGATCGTGCACGCCCAGCGCGCCGACCGCGCCGGCAACGTGCAGATGTGGGGCATCACCGGCGTGCAGAAGGAGGCGGTGCTCGCCGCGCGGCGGTCCCTGGTCACCGTCGAGGAGGTCGTGGACGAACTCGACCCCGTCCCCGGCCAGGTCATCCTGCCCTCCCGGGTGGTGACGGCCGTGGCGGAGGTCCCCGGCGGGGCGCGTCCCTCCTACGCCCACGGGTATTACAGCCGTGACAACGGCGCCTACCAGGCGTGGGACCTGATCAGCAGGGACCGCGAGGCGTTCGAGAACTGGCTGGAGACCGACGTGTTCGGCGGAAGGCCCGCCGACGCCGCGCGGGAAGGCGGACGGCACTGATGGACACGACCGTGAACTGGTCCTCCGACGAGATCATGACCGTCACCGCGGCGCGGGCCCTGACCGGTGACATGGCCTGCTTCGTCGGGATCGGCCTGCCGAGCACGGCGGCCAACCTGGCCCGCCGCACGCACGCGCCGGGCCTGTGGATGATCTACGAGTCGGGCACGCTCGGCGCCAAGCCCGACACGCTCCCGCTGTCCATCGGCGACGGCGTGCTCGCCGAGACCGCCGACAGCGTCGTCCCGGTCCCCGAGATCTTCAACTACTGGCTGCAGCCCGGCCGGATCGACGTCGGCTTCCTCGGCGCGGCGCAGATCGACCGCCACGCCAACATCAACACCACCGTGATCGGCGACTACGACGACCCGAAGGTGCGGCTGCCCGGAGCCGGCGGCGCCCCCGAGATCGCCGCCTCGTGCCGGCAGGTCATGGTGATCGTCCGGCAGAGCCGGCGCGCCTTCGTCGAGTCCGTCGATTTCGTGACGTCGGTCGGCTACGGTGGCGGCGCCGGCGACCGCGAACGGCTGGGGCTGCGCGGCGGCGGGCCGTCGCGGGTCATCACCGACCTGGGCGTCCTCGAACCCGATCCGCGCACCCGGGAGCTGACGCTGGTCAGCGTGCACCCCGGTGTCGAGGTCGACGACGTGCGCGCCGCGACGGGTTGGGAGCTGGCCGTGTCCCCGGATCTGGCCGTGACCCCCGCCCCGAGTGACGAGGAGCTGGCGGCGTTGCGGAAACTGACGGGTAGGTAATGCCCCCTTCCTCCAACGAACGGAAGTGACCATGACCGACGCATTCGTCCTGGACGCGGTCCGCACCCCCTTCGGAAGGTACGGCGGCGCCCTCGCCGGCGTGCGCCCCGACGACCTCGCGGCGCACGTGGTCCGCTCGATCGTGGACCGCTCCCCCGACCTGGACCCCGCGGCCGTCGAGGACGTCTACTTCGGTGACGCCAACGGCGCCGGCGAGGACAACCGCGACGTCGCCAGGATGGCGGTGCTGCTCGCCGGGCTGCCGACATCGGTGCCCGGCGCCACCCTGAACCGGTTGTGCGGATCGGGGCTGGAGGCCGCCATCGCCGCCAACCGCGCGGTGGCCGTGGGCGACGCCTCCCTCGTGCTGGCCGGCGGCGTGGAGTCGATGAGCAGGGCCCCCTGGGTGCTGCAGAAGCCCGCGAAGGGCTTTCCCTCGGGCCACGAGACGCTGCACTCCACCACCCTGGGCTGGCGCATGGTCAACCCGCGGATGCCCGAGGAGTGGACCGTGTCGCTCGGCGAGAGCACCGAGCAGGTGGCCGGGATCCACGGCATCGGCCGGGCCGAGCAGGACGCCTTCGCGCTGCGCAGCCACACCAACGCCGCCGACGCCTGGGCCAAGGGCGTCTTCGACGACGAGATCGCCGCCGTGCCGGGCGTCGAACTGGAGCGCGACGAGAGCATCCGCGAGACGTCGCTGGACAAGCTCGGCTCGCTGAAGCCGGCGTTCCGCCCCGACGGCACCATCACCGCGGGCAACGCCTCCCCGCTCAACGACGGCGCGGCCGCCCTGCTCATCGGCGACGAGGCGGCCGCCCGCGCGACGGGGCGGGAGCCGCTGGCCCGCATCGTCAGCCGGGGCGTGGCCGCCGTGGAGCCGCACCGGTTCGGCATCGGCCCGGTCGAGGCGGCCGACACCGCCCTGCGCCGTGCCGGGATCGGCTGGGGCGACCTGTCGGTCGTGGAACTCAACGAGGCGTTCGCCGCGCAGTCGCTGGCCTGCCTGAAGCTGTGGCCGGAGCTGGACCCGGAGATCGTCAACCCCAACGGCGGCGCGATCGCCATCGGCCACCCGCTGGGCGCCTCGGGCGCGCGCGTCCTGGGCTCCCTCGCCCACGAGCTGCGCCGCCGCGGCGGCGGCTGGGGCCTGGCCGCGATCTGCATCGGGGTGGGCCAGGGGCTCGCCGTCGTGCTGCACGCCTGACGCGCCGCGGTCTCGCAGGTTTTTGCATCTGTGGAGGAAGTAATGACGACACCCACCGGGCCCACGGGCCCGAACCCGGAGCAGGGCCTCTCTGTTCCGGGCTACATCCGCGACCACGAGGTCCATCCGCCGCTGGACTACTCCGGCTACCGGAGCACGGCGCTGCGGCACCCCAAGCGCCCGCTCACGCTGCTGCCGCACATGCTCACCGAGATCACCAGCCCGGTGCTCGGCCACGACCGCCTGGGCGAGCTGGACAACGACCTCACCCGCCAGCACGACGAGGAGCCCCAGGGCCAGCGCATCATCGTGCACGGCCAGGTGCGCGACAGCGACGGCAGGCCGGTGCCGCACACCCTGGTCGAGATCTGGCAGGCCAACGCCGGCGGCCGCTACCGGCACGTCAGCGACAACTGGCCGTGCCCGCTGGACCCCAACTTCACCGGCGTCGGCCGCACCATGACCGACACCGAGGGCCGCTACCGCTTCACCACGATCCAGCCGGGCGCCTACCCGTGGAAGAACCACGACAACGCCTGGCGCCCCGCGCACATCCACTTCTCGCTGTTCGGCCGGGCCTTCACCCAGCGGCTGGTCACCCAGATGTACTTCCCCGGCGACCCGCTGTTCTTCCAGGACCCGATGTGGAACTCGATCCCCGACCCCAAGGCGCGCGAGCGGCTGGTGGCCCGGTTCGACTACGCCAACACCGCGCCGGAGTGGGCGCTGGCCTACGAGTGGGACATCGTGCTGCGCGGCCGGGAGTCGACGCCGTTCGAGGCGGAAGGGGACGACGATGACGAGTGAGACGACACCGTCGCAGACGGTCGGCCCCTACCTGCACATCGGGCTGCCCTGGCCGGACGGGCCGTTCGCGGTGGCCAAGGGCTCGCCGGACGGCTTCTGGATCCGCGGCGTCCTCTACGACGGCGCGGGGGCGGTCGTCCCCGACGGCCTCATCGAGACCTGGCAGGCCGATCCCGACGGCCGCTTCGACCACCCCGACGACCCGCGGGGCGCCGTCGACCGCCCGGGGTTCCGCGCGTTCGGGCGCTGCCAGACCGACGGCGACGGCGCGTTCGGGATCTTCACCCTCAAGCCCGGCCCGGTGCCGGGACCGCGGGGCCCGCAGGCGCCGCACATCGACGTCTCGGTGTTCGCGCGCGGCATGCTGCACCGGGTGGTGACGCGGATCTACTTCCCCGAGGAGCACGCCGCCAACGCCGTCGACCCGGTGCTCACCAGCGTGGCCGACCCGCGGGCGCGCGAGGCGCTGGTCGCGCGGCCGGCCGAGGACGGCTACCGGTTCGACATCCACCTGCAGGGCGATGACGAGACCGCGTTCTTCGACATCTAGCTTGGGTCTCAGCCTCAGGGGGGTGGTAAGGCCCGCCCGAGGACGGAGCAGGCGTGCGGGTGGGCGATTCTCTCGCGCGGCCGCCAGACCCGTGGACGGAGATCGCCCTCACGCACGCGAAGCAGACCCGCCGCTTCAGGTACACACCGAAACCATGGTTTCGACCTGGAGCCCAGAGTGGCGGCGTGGGTGGCGCGGCGCCGGAGCGATCCCTTGATGGGCCTTCGGCCGCGCGAGAGGATCGCCCAGTCACCGCGGGCTCCGTCCTGGGGCCGAGGTTCCAAAACCCCCGGTGGCCAAGGACCGCGGGCACGGTGGCTCAGCCACCGTGGAAGAGGGGGACGGGAGGACAGGTGACACAGGAGGCAGGGGGCCTCTTCGGGGGCGTGTTCGCGCGGGGCGCGGCGGCGGCCGAGGTCGGCGACGCCGCATGGCTGCGGGCGCTGCTCGACGCCGAGGCCGCGCTGGCCCGGGCGCAGGCCTCGGTGGGGCTGATCGGGCGCGGCGACGCCGAGGCGATCGCCGCGGCCTGCGTGCCCGGGCGCTTCGACCCCGACCGGATCGGCGCGGCCGCCGCCGGGGGCGGCAATCCGGTGATCCCGCTGGTCAAGGAGTTGACCGCCGCGGTCTCCGGGGATGCCGCCCGGCACGTTCACAAAGGGGCGACCAGCCAGGACATCATGGACACCGCCGCCATGCTGGTGAGCCGGCGGGCGTGCGCGGCGGTCCTGGCCGACGCGGCCGCCCTCACCGACGGGCTCGCCGACCTGGCCGGGGCGCACCGCGACACCGCGATGGCGGGGCGCACGCTGCTGCAGCAGGCGCTGCCCACCACGTTCGGCGTCGTCGCGGCCGGATGGCTGCACGCGCTGGACGGCGCGGCCGCGCGGCTGGCCGAGGTGGCCGAGGGCCGGCTGGCCGCGCAACTGGGCGGGGCGGCCGGCACGCTGGCGTCGCTGGGCGACTCCGGTCCCGACGTGGTCGCGGCCTACGCCCGCGAGCTGGGACTGGCCGAGCCGGTGCTGCCCTGGCACACCGACCGCGGCCGCGTGGCCGAGCTGGCCGGCGCCCTCGGCGGGATGTGCGGGGCGGTGGGCAAGGCGGCGCGCGACGTCACACTGCTCGCCCAGACCGAGGTCGGCGAGGTGTCGGAGCAGGGCGGCCCGGGCAGCGGCGGGTCCTCGACGCTCCCGCACAAGCGCAACCCGGTGGCGGCGGTGTCCGCGCTGGCCTGCGCCGAGCGGGCGCCCGGGCTCGTGGGCACGCTGCTGGGCGCGATGGTGCAGGAGCACCAGCGCGCGGCCGGCTCCTGGCACGCCGAATGGCTTCCGCTGACCGAACTCCTGCGCGCCACCGGGTCCGCCGTCGCCTGGCTGGGCGCCTCCGTCGAGCGGCTGCGCGTGGACGCCGCCAGGATGCGGGCCAACCTGGACCTGACCGGCGGACTCCTGCTCGCCGAGCGCGTCACCACCGCGCTGGCCCCGGAGCTGGGCCGGATGCGGGCCCACGAACTGGTCAAGGCCGCCTGCGCGCAGGCCGTCGACTCCGGCGGCGACCTCGCCGACGTGCTGGCGCGGCACCTGGAGGGCCGCCGGTCCCCCGAGGAGGTCGCCGGACTGCTGGACCCGGCCGGCTACCTGGGCAGCGCCGGCGCGTTCGTCGACCGGGCGCTGGCCGCGCACCGGTCCGGAGGCCGGCCGTGAGCGCGGCGCCTTCAGCCGCGCTCGGCCAGGAACCCGGCGAGCGCGGCCGTGAGCTGGGCGGGCGCGTCGAGCTGCACCAGGTGCCCCGCCCCCTCCATCAGCCGGTGCCGGGCGCCCGGGATGAGCTCGCTGAGTTCGCGGCCCTTGGCCGGCGGGATCCAGGTGTCCCGGTCCCCCCAGCAGACCAGAACGGGGAGGTCGATCTCGCCGTAGCGGGGCTGCACCTCGTCGGTGTGGCGCTGGTCGGCCTGCGCGATCTGGCGGTAGAACGCCGCCTGCCCATCCTCACCCAGCCACGGGGCGCACAGCTCCCGCAGCGTGCCGGGCGCGTGCTCGCCGTGCGCGGCGGAGGCGATGTAGGCGCCGACCAGCGCCTCGTGCAGATGGGCCGGGAGCCGGGCGAAGACGTCGGTGTTCTCGGCCACGAGCCGGAAGAACGGGGAGCCCCACGGCGCCAGGGCGACCACGTCGACCAGGGCGAGGCTGCGGTAGGCGCACCCGTTGAGCAGGTGCGCCCGCAGGGCGACCGCGCCGCCGAAGTCGTGGGCGACGACCGCGGGGGCCGCCGGCCCCCAGTGCCGCAGCAGCTCGGCGAACACGTCGGCCTGCGCGGCCAGGGAGACGTCCTGGCCCTCGAACTTGGCCGAGGCGCCGTAGCCCGGCATGTCCCAGAAGAAGACCCGGTGGTCGGCCGCGAGGGCGCGCGCGACGTCGCGCCAGACCACCGAGGAGAACGGGGTTCCGTGCAGCAGTACGACGGGGTCGCCCGTCCCGAGCGATCCCCAGCGCACCGCACCCTGGGCGGAGTCGAATGTTTCGGTCGGCTTCCATTCGTTCATGATCATCGGCAACGCGGGCGCCGCGGCGACCGATTCCGCCCGCGCGGCGCGTCCGCGGCGTTCGTGATGCAACCGAGACCGTCGGCCGGTCGGCGGACCGCGCCACGGGGAGAGGAGCGACGCCGATGAGCGTCGATGTGCACTACCGGATCGACGGACCCGACGACGCGCCGGCGGTGGTGCTGTCCGGGTCGCTGGGCAGCACGCTGGAGATGTGGGAGCCGCAGGCGGCGGCGCTGTCCGGGGACTTCCGCGTGATCCGCTACGACATCCGGGGGCACGGCTCCTCGCCGGTGCCCGACGGCCCGTACTCGATGGCCGACCTCGGCTCCGACGTCTCGCGGCTGCTGGACCGGCTGGGCATCGCCCGCGCGCACTTCGCCGGGCTGTCCATCGGCGGCATGACCGGCATGTGGCTGGCCGCCCACGCGCCCGACCGGGTCGACCGGCTGGCGCTGCTGTGCACGTCGGCGCAGCTCGGCCCGCCGGAGAACTGGGCGCAGCGCGCGGCCGCGGTGCGCGCCGAGGGCGTCGGCGCCGTCGCGGCCGGGGTGCTGGAGCGCTGGTTCACCCCGGCCTTCGCCGAACGCGAGCCGGACACGGTCGAGCGGCTCACCGCGATGGTCGCGGGCACCCCCGCCGAGGGCTACGCGGGCTGCTGCGCCGCGATCGAGCACATGGACCTGCGCGCGGACCTGCCGGGAATCACCGCGTCGACGCTGGTGGTCGCCGGCGCCGACGACCCCTCGACCCCGCCCGACCACGCCCAGCGGATCGCCGCGGGCATCCCCGGCGCCCGGATGCGCGTCGTGCCCGGCGCCGCGCACCTGGCCAGTTGGGAACAGGCCGGGATGATCAACCCCCTGCTGCGCGAGCACTTCGCCGGTTGAGGCGGACCGGCCGCGCAGGACGACGATAGGAGCATGGACATGGGAACCGGCGGCACCGAGCACCGGCTCGACGACGCGACCCGCTACGCGGGCGGGATGAAGGTCCGCCGCGAG
This sequence is a window from Spinactinospora alkalitolerans. Protein-coding genes within it:
- a CDS encoding thiamine pyrophosphate-dependent enzyme, which produces MTAGSPADAGDRTVREAALEVLREHGLTTVFANPGSTEVSFLTDLPGDLRFVLALHEGSVVGMATGWAIANDRPALVQLHTTAGLGNAVGALATARVNRAPLVVLVGQQDRRHLAQEPFLAGRLEGLAGDYPVWVKQPERAQDVPGAIARAHVEAVTHGGPAVVIVPMDDWEASAEETARRAAPLRVLRPVPAPPPDDPAAAEIAALLDGARSPAIVAGSANDTEEGWAALVGLAERLDCPVWQESFGARAGFPQDHRLFAGHLPADRPRLRTTFAENDVVIAVGAPVFRQYQYHPGALVEPGTRTVLVSADSDEVGRSPADVAVYAPVAPFVDRLAGLVGRRTGGGPAGRAVEHPEPPAPGEPLTPAHVFTALAARITPDTVLVEETPSSRPEMHALLPARRPLGFLSAAMGGLGFALPAAIGVRMARPERPVIAVVGDGSSLYQVQALWSAARYGAGVLFVVLSNGRYAIMDRLAEQHGGKPPWPAFDDVSVSALAHGLGCPARRVETHGDLVAALDEIVPTLLVRDEPVVLDVAVAAGRTFRP
- a CDS encoding ABC transporter ATP-binding protein, which produces MLDVAGLQKIYRGEGRSVEAVRDLTFTLGDGELACLVGPSGCGKTTLLKCIAGLMQPTSGAVTLAGSPVTGPPPDMAVVFQEYGRSLFPWLTVRGNVELPLKEKKLPKDKRGRLVGEALEAVGLADFADSYPWQLSGGMQQRVAIARAIAYEPRVLLMDEPFAAVDAQTRADLEDLIRSLWKRFGMTILFVTHDIDEAVYLGQRVLVLSSSPTVIQDDITVDLSDERDQLVTRGERRFTELRAKVYEEIQNAKRGPVAASVSGE
- a CDS encoding ABC transporter permease produces the protein MTTVKATPERRTPAPRALGRAGLRLWHLLALPVALILLWWWISASSGMYYMPPPDVIATTFADVWFSERFFEDALPSVARLLTGFALAAVLGVGIGVALGLSPRLRALTEPVLEFLRAVPPPVLVPLLILLAGISTSMKLLVIVSGCIWPILLNTVEGVRAVDPVLADTCRCYGVRGRRWLTTLVLRSASPQIMAGMRQALSIAIILMVISEMFASSSGLGFTIVQFQRSFAIPEMWSGIVLLGLIGFLLSLVFQFVEKRVLVWYNGVRAATRGE
- a CDS encoding ABC transporter permease, which produces MTENVRTSAVPAASGSPDPAPRPAAAPPRRGLRLGNTALGVIGIVGFLALWEIVPRVGLVSGRYLPPASEVLAALAERMTMPTFWTALVDTLAGWGLGLAIAFGAAVVLGFTIGSVPALRRFTASTVEFLRPIPSVALIPLAVLLYATDIRSTLLLVVYAAFWQIYIQVLYGVADVDPVAEQTARSFGLGRLSRVRHIIWPSALPYLLTGLRLGAAVALILAITAQLIIGSPGLGKEIAVAQTSGAVDSVYALVIATGALGVTLNVGVRMLERRLLHWHTSVRGESSA
- a CDS encoding ABC transporter substrate-binding protein, translated to MRRKIFALTGAAVLVMTSACGGGDETEEGGLTEVTVGAIPIVDVAPLHLGVEQGYFEEHGIDLTIENTTGGAAAVPGVVSGNFEFAFGNVTSLIIGRQENLPLKVVSNGVTSSGEDGNDFGGIVVPEGSDITSPEQLEGATIAVNNLENIGDTTVRNSVEQAGGDSGDIEFIELAFPDMPAALENGEVDAAWVVEPFLTSSMENGATEIASNFVDASPSLTIATYFTSEQMIAEDPELVEAFRTAMHESLNYANANPDEVRRIVTTYTEIDQNLIDKIRLPNFPAEVDQQSVQTIADLMVEYDTIDEAPNLDELYYE
- a CDS encoding IclR family transcriptional regulator, with the protein product MSAVEHEAAHGARGEHFVQSLERGLAVIRAFSPQTPSMTLSEVARVTGLTRAAARRFLLTLADLGYVRTDGRMFALTPRVLELGYAYLSSAGLPEVAQPHLERLVAEVRESSSVSVLDGDDVVYVARVPTSRIMAVAINVGTRFPAYVTSMGRVLLAGRPAAELDAYLERLEPQRLTAHTVTSPTRLRAEIERVRGQGWSIVDQELEEGLRSVAAPIRDRNGAVIAAVNVSAHASRTAVEDIRRDLLPPLLATAARIEADLEIATRGNGTGG